The Oncorhynchus nerka isolate Pitt River linkage group LG12, Oner_Uvic_2.0, whole genome shotgun sequence genome includes a region encoding these proteins:
- the LOC115138993 gene encoding protein LBH-like, with product MTEVMNTQEPVIKDFSVAGAASGDQGISFQIFPDTHERNPKLSKRLPSIVVEPSDGGNVESGELRWPPMDPNSVEAPGGMQPHKHTPLQTTQDQAADEDLNHGVQDSSEVVYGAVVEESN from the exons ATGACTGAGGTGATGAACACACAGGAACCTGTGATAAAGGACTTCAGTGTAGCTGGAGCAGCATCAGGGGATCAGGGCATATCCTTTCAG ATTTTCCCAGATACCCATGAGCGGAATCCCAAGCTGTCCAAGAGACTTCCCTCTATTGTGGTGGAGCCCTCTGATGGGGGCAATGTGGAAAGCGGGGAGCTCCGCTGGCCCCCTATGGATCCCAACTCTGTAGAGGCCCCAGGCGGGATGCAGCCCCACAAACACACTCCTCTTCAGACCACACAGGACCAGGCCGCAG ATGAAGATCTGAATCACGGGGTGCAGGACAGCAGTGAAGTGGTGTATGGGGCCGTAGTGGAGGAATCTAACTGA